The DNA region ATTGCGTACCACATCACCACACCAGTCAGCAGCCAGAATTAACACACGCAAATCATCGCGGTGATTCAAGCTTTCAAAAAATTCACGATCATCCTCGCTCGGCCATACAAAGTTGTCATAGTTTGCCTGAAATTCACTTTGGTTCTTGGTCATGCTCTCAATGAATTCTTTCGGCGGCAGGCCTTTACCGAATTTGTGAGACAAGTTTGGTTTTCCCATAACTAGACACTTCCCTTCTTTTTACGAACATTCATCCATTTAATCAGTACATAAATAATCATAAGTGCCAGAGCAACAAGCAGAATCGGCATAATATAAGGTGCCGCTTTTTCGTTGATATGTTGCCATTGATCTCCAAGTATCATCCCTAAATATATAAACAATGCAGACCAAGGTATAACAGCGAGGGTTGTCAGTAAAATAAATCGACCCGTATGCATTTTGGATATCCCCGCAGGAATCGATATGGCATGTCTTACGACCGGAACAAAACGCGCCGTGAAAATGACACCTGTACCATACTTGCGGAACCATTCTTCGGAATGGTCGATGTGCTTTTTCTGGATCAGTATGTATTTTCCGTAACGTTCAAGTACAGGCCTTCCACCATAACGGCCAATCCAGTAAATAAATAGCTGGGCTATGACACCGCCCACGGTACCAAAAATCATTGCACCGAAAAAATTAATATGGCCTTGTGAAACGAGAAAACCTCCATATGCCAATACAATTTCACTTGGAATAACTTCAAGCATTAATCCAAACATAATTCCAAAGTATCCAAGGCTCTGAATCCAATCGAATAATTGATTGACAATGTTATGAATAAAGTCCATCTCGACCCTCTTTCTTCATCCTGATTGGCAGTGCCTCTCCGCACCATGGATGTTCGTCCCTATTTTATCACAGGCCTCTATCCGTTGCTACTTCATCCATTTGGGATAGTGTCCCGAAGGCAGCGGTTCGCATATGGTATCGGGAGAGGAGCGTGAGAAGATGTCACCCAAATTAACACCCGGTACTCCCCCGGTAAAACATAACACTCCAGGCCAGAAACTGCCTTCCGCCCGCGGAATCCGCAGGGCTTGCAGCAAGGAGTTGTATCGAACTGCCAAAAAGCTAAAGGTATACATTTCGCCCGAACTGATGAAGCAGGCAGAAGAACTGTATTATGGTAAGGTCATCGCCAATCTGCTCTGGATCGGTGAACATCGGGATAATCGCAAGAAATTATGCGAATGGTGGAATGCCGATGTCAGTGCCGATATTGCAGCTCTATGGGGTGTGGAGCTGGAACCTCTGCAAGGAGCATTTCAGCAGGCTTTCGGCGGGTATCGCCTGTAGATTGGCGTAATGGATAGGTTGACAACAAGGTAATGGTCTTCATGTTGCTGGATCTGAGTTGTACCTGAGCTGAGGCTTGCTTGAGCTATACTTTGGTTGATCACTGCGTGAGGTCAAATATTCATGGACTCCGTCTGGTCAAATCTGAAGCAGGCGGACCAGAAGCCAACATGACCAGATTGCCCCCATGACGTAATGCTTCATCTTCAAGTCCAAAACGCCGATCATTTCTCTCTTGCCCTGCTGCCACTTCTTCAGCCAGCTGTCTATACCGTTCATATATTCGTACTCCGGCAGCAGCGGTCTGTTTTGCCCGATCTGTGTATCCTGCTGCAAGTTCCAGACGTGATGCTTGTTCCATGCAATACAAAGCCAGGGACTGACTTGAGGCATCATAACGGTTCAAGGCGATGGATCGCTCAAAATATTCCCCAGCCTGCTCCCCCAGGCCGGATCGTGCAGCCCATAGACCTAACTCCTGATAGAGTTGAGGGTTAACCGGGGAATGGTACAGGCTTTTGAGCAATATGATCTCAGCTTCTTTGGCAGGCAGTATGCGTGACAGAGAGAGGACAATATCCGCCCTGTATGAATTGAATTTATGCGCCGAAGCAAGCAACGTCTTTTGCTCAGTGCTTCCTGCAGCTTTGGAAATGGCCATACGATATTGATGTTCTGCTGCCCATTGGTGGCCAGCCAGCCAGGCTGTTCCGCCAAGCCAGAACAAGATGAACAATCCGGTTAGTATCGGAGACCACAGACTCAACTGGGGGGAAATACGGGGGCGTTTGTTGTAAGCCTCGACATGCTGTTGAGGTTGTGACGAATGGGCCCAGCCCCCTATCCAAATAAACATCATCCAGAGGAAGGTGAAACTCCAGTCAAAGTCCATTGCGCCATGAAGTACAAAAATAAGAAAGACAGGCAATAGGTGAGGCGCGAACCTCCACATGGTCCGCAGGGTAAAAAGAAACCAACCCGCGATAAGCAATACACCGATCACGCCTGTATCGAGGGCGAGATCAAGGATGCCGTTATGAACCTCGCCTCCGACATAAGGCGAGGATTGGATGGCGCGAAACATGTTGCGCCATGTATCACCCCCGTGGCCCAGCCATGCGGCCTCGGTCCAGAGCTTCAGGGCGTCCCGCCACAGCTGAAGGCGGGACAGCCCTGTGCCGACACCAGCCGCCATGCGGTCGGCGGTGGAGGCCACGGCCAGGGCTGCGGCGGTGATTCCCGCCAGCCCCGTGGCCGTGAGGGCAGTGGCGCGCTCACGAGCGCCGCTGTGCCACAGACGGCACAGCAGCAGCGTGCCGAGCAGCGCAGCTGCCCATGCCCCGGCCAGGGCCAGCAGGCCGGGCACGGGTGCAGGCGCCAGCTGGGCAGCAGCCAGCTGGCGGAAAAGCCAGGCCGCGCACGCCAGTGGCGCGGCCATGGCCAGCAGCAGCGGCAGGCGGGCACCGCGCCGCTGCAAAGCGAAGGCGGCGATCGCGGCGCAGCCGGTCGCCAGCCAGGCGCCGCGCGACTCGCTCAGCAGGAGCGCAGCTTGCGCGGGCATGAGCGGCAGCACTGCCGCGATGAGCCGCCCGGCCGACAAGGGTCGGGCCATGGCGCGCGCGGCGGCGGCCAGCCGCTCCAATGCGTACATGCCGACAACGGCGCCGTACGCATTGGGGTATTGCAGCAATCCGCCGAGCCGGGCTCCGGCGGAGCTGATCTCGGGGTCAGCGGTTCGCATGACCCCATAAGGCAGCGGCAGCACTCCACATGCGGCAAGCAAGCCGCTTAGCACAAGCAAGCCGCCTGCCAATTGCCAGCCGCAGGCAAACCATCTCGCTCCGTTCTCGCGTGCGGCCAGCAGCGCAGTAAGCACCGCAAATATCGCCAGCAGGCTCCAGCGCAGCATCTCATCCAGGCTGCCCTGTAAACTTACAGAACCTACCCATGCATGCAGGCCAAACCAGATGGCCATACCCAGCGGCCAGATGAACCAGTAGATATGGTTGTGACCCATAAACTGAAACACCGAATTTGTTTTATCATCACTTTCCATCCGCTGTGCAATCCTCGCAGGTCCATTCCTTTTTTGCAAAATGAGACATATGATCAACAGTATCCA from Paenibacillus sp. JNUCC-31 includes:
- a CDS encoding DedA family protein, translated to MDFIHNIVNQLFDWIQSLGYFGIMFGLMLEVIPSEIVLAYGGFLVSQGHINFFGAMIFGTVGGVIAQLFIYWIGRYGGRPVLERYGKYILIQKKHIDHSEEWFRKYGTGVIFTARFVPVVRHAISIPAGISKMHTGRFILLTTLAVIPWSALFIYLGMILGDQWQHINEKAAPYIMPILLVALALMIIYVLIKWMNVRKKKGSV
- a CDS encoding dehydrogenase, encoding MSPKLTPGTPPVKHNTPGQKLPSARGIRRACSKELYRTAKKLKVYISPELMKQAEELYYGKVIANLLWIGEHRDNRKKLCEWWNADVSADIAALWGVELEPLQGAFQQAFGGYRL
- a CDS encoding O-antigen ligase family protein: MQRRGARLPLLLAMAAPLACAAWLFRQLAAAQLAPAPVPGLLALAGAWAAALLGTLLLCRLWHSGARERATALTATGLAGITAAALAVASTADRMAAGVGTGLSRLQLWRDALKLWTEAAWLGHGGDTWRNMFRAIQSSPYVGGEVHNGILDLALDTGVIGVLLIAGWFLFTLRTMWRFAPHLLPVFLIFVLHGAMDFDWSFTFLWMMFIWIGGWAHSSQPQQHVEAYNKRPRISPQLSLWSPILTGLFILFWLGGTAWLAGHQWAAEHQYRMAISKAAGSTEQKTLLASAHKFNSYRADIVLSLSRILPAKEAEIILLKSLYHSPVNPQLYQELGLWAARSGLGEQAGEYFERSIALNRYDASSQSLALYCMEQASRLELAAGYTDRAKQTAAAGVRIYERYRQLAEEVAAGQERNDRRFGLEDEALRHGGNLVMLASGPPASDLTRRSP